A single region of the Chiloscyllium punctatum isolate Juve2018m chromosome 15, sChiPun1.3, whole genome shotgun sequence genome encodes:
- the LOC140486418 gene encoding exosomal polycystin-1-interacting protein-like, with translation MKVTGSEQDQVVFSFGLWFCVCVALVRSSNHTLIFQKESNFRNCSCFSSIPDCGFALANIACNCKTVSSQEIDKSSPTFSYGSELVVWVSDTATVGLLLNYSSVPNLRLSLCSPNAVLTEYLVIFGLKKLWVANPKANAYPLQNITIYSTGGTAVKSSLQNGTGFSFYISFLNMALLNGDSKLKAYSVPNVTNIAEYFPDLHYDATSLPSDANSSFVTFIYV, from the coding sequence ATGAAGGTGACTGGTTCTGAGCAAGACCAGGTGGTATTTTCTTTTGGATTGtggttctgtgtctgtgtggctttgGTGAGAAGCAGTAACCACACACTCATCTTTCAAAAAGAAAGCAACTTCCGCAACTGCAGCTGTTTCTCCAGCATACCAGACTGTGGGTTTGCTCTTGCCAACATCGCATGCAACTGTAAGACTGTCTCGTCTCAAGAAATTGATAAATCCAGCCCAACCTTCAGCTATGGCAGTGAATTAGTTGTGTGGGTGTCAGATACAGCTACAGTGGGGCTGTTGCTGAACTACTCATCAGTTCCAAACCTCAGGCTGTCTTTGTGCAGTCCTAATGCCGTACTTACTGAATATCTTGTTATCTTTGGCCTGAAAAAACTCTGGGTGGCAAATCCTAAGGCAAATGCCTATCCGCTGCAAAATATAACGATATACAGCACGGGTGGCACAGCCGTCAAGTCATCCTTGCAGAATGGCACAGgattctcattttatatttcattcTTAAACATGGCTCTGTTAAATGGAGATTCTAAGTTAAAAGCATACTCGGTGCCTAATGTCACAAACATTGCAGAATATTTTCCAGATCTTCATTATGACGCCACTTCTCTGCCTTCTGACGCTAACAGTTCTTTTGTTACTTTCATCTACGTTTAG